A single window of Candidatus Binatia bacterium DNA harbors:
- a CDS encoding DUF1501 domain-containing protein: MALTRRQFLKNTATLAAGAAAAPAMKWLPGTGVAYASGPSDAIVVFLELYGGNDGLNMVYPLDGNQRLKYEEYRPTMRAPKVGDSLSDWTTAGFDTSDGVLAIGADSNLDHYALNPAMKSLHDVYNDGNLAIVPGVHYPFTDYSHFRSEVIYYTGDPVGTAGLGWMGKYFNLMNFQPTDVPAVMIGDDYNPLFTPTNTSLFAFNSLSELRFPAGSHSSQRSATFTSMYGDSALSDPNAFPELVNIGNTGVAAVDTFHEYYQPGSATGKVEKLLIDSDGNYASYNDLVWASPLNPSTGQFAQNYLTDDLRHVAAVIRSNVGARFFHVAMGGFDTHSNQEQDLYHSNLLFNVSEAIAAFWREMQSTVTLPAGYAGDGYLTGDLSSKVLILTLSEFGRTNKQNSSDKSSAGTDHGRSAPQFVVGSSVIGGIHGQYPSLQDPDLDDDLRMSHDIRDYFGTVLDKWLNVAVSDIGPGPGKLFSTTPAPGDDLGETYLSYTPVGFLP; this comes from the coding sequence ATGGCTCTTACACGCAGGCAATTCCTCAAGAACACCGCAACGCTCGCCGCGGGTGCCGCCGCGGCCCCGGCGATGAAATGGCTGCCCGGCACCGGCGTCGCGTATGCGTCCGGGCCTTCGGACGCGATCGTCGTGTTCCTCGAGCTTTACGGCGGCAACGACGGCCTGAACATGGTGTATCCGCTCGACGGCAACCAGAGGCTCAAGTACGAGGAGTACCGGCCGACAATGAGGGCGCCGAAGGTCGGTGATTCGCTGTCGGACTGGACGACCGCGGGCTTCGATACGAGCGATGGCGTCCTTGCCATCGGCGCCGACTCGAACCTGGATCACTACGCGCTCAATCCGGCAATGAAATCGCTGCACGACGTTTACAACGACGGCAACCTGGCGATCGTCCCCGGAGTGCATTACCCGTTCACCGACTACTCGCACTTCCGCAGCGAAGTCATCTACTACACGGGCGACCCTGTCGGCACGGCGGGGCTCGGGTGGATGGGCAAGTACTTCAACCTCATGAACTTCCAGCCGACCGACGTGCCGGCAGTGATGATCGGAGACGATTACAATCCGCTGTTCACGCCGACCAACACGAGCCTGTTCGCGTTCAACTCACTGAGCGAGCTGCGCTTCCCCGCCGGAAGCCACAGCTCCCAGCGCTCGGCGACGTTCACGTCGATGTACGGCGACAGCGCGCTGTCCGATCCGAATGCGTTCCCCGAGCTCGTCAACATCGGCAATACCGGCGTGGCGGCGGTGGACACGTTCCACGAGTACTACCAGCCCGGCTCGGCCACCGGCAAGGTCGAAAAGCTGCTGATCGATTCGGACGGCAACTACGCGTCCTACAACGACCTGGTCTGGGCTTCGCCGCTCAACCCGTCGACCGGACAGTTCGCCCAGAACTACCTGACCGACGACCTGCGGCACGTCGCGGCAGTGATCCGCTCGAACGTCGGCGCCCGCTTCTTCCATGTCGCGATGGGAGGCTTCGACACGCACAGCAACCAGGAACAGGACCTGTACCACTCCAACCTGCTGTTCAACGTTTCGGAGGCGATCGCGGCGTTCTGGCGCGAGATGCAGTCGACGGTCACGCTGCCTGCGGGCTACGCAGGCGACGGCTACCTGACCGGCGATCTTTCGAGCAAGGTGCTGATCTTGACGCTGTCGGAGTTCGGCCGCACCAACAAGCAGAACTCGAGCGACAAGTCGTCGGCGGGCACCGACCACGGGCGCTCGGCGCCGCAGTTCGTCGTCGGCTCGTCGGTCATCGGCGGGATTCACGGCCAGTATCCTTCGCTGCAGGATCCGGACCTGGACGACGACCTGAGGATGAGCCATGACATCCGGGACTACTTCGGGACGGTCCTGGACAAGTGGCTGAACGTTGCCGTTTCCGACATCGGGCCCGGGCCGGGGAAGCTGTTCTCGACGACGCCGGCCCCCGGTGACGACCTCGGCGAGACGTATCTCTCGTATACTCCGGTTGGCTTCCTGCCTTGA